A part of Citrifermentans bremense genomic DNA contains:
- the mfd gene encoding transcription-repair coupling factor, whose translation MTIPEPGYLKTIKEKLAPEKSRISVTGVDGSAPAYLLSRLVTESGPPLLVLTADQDSADELARELRFFSCSHGTILSFPCWDVTPFEAASPHPDLVGERLKALVRLMDGGARAVVAPLAAALQRVLPRETLGGVCQYLVAGEELERETLVEKLVKLGYSHVPIVEDRGSFSVRGGILDIFPPDQEKPVRIEFFGDLVETMRLFDPVTQRSLEPLPELVLLPSREVILSEGVLKELTPRLKRRCDHLGIGADRRRELLEQLQQAIYPPGVDFLQPLFHPGLETLFDYAGPGATCVLVDPAAIAEAGERFEVDLTKAAARAELRDAITCDPAELYLAPAELDGMLSAGRLLEFPRLELAGEGGDTLRLRCSANSDLKLGVSPEGDRVLAPLTEKMVTWIAAGNRVLVPCHQAGQARRLYELLSHYRLPLDSTQDCFADAAGRPPGRVEILTGEISRGFRLEEERLVVVAEEEIFGKRVKRRGLSEAKKKQLLTSLAELKPGDHMVHVDFGVAIYRGLEHLSLTGLEGDFLLLEYAGGDKLYLPVDRINLVQRYVGAEGIEPRLDRLGAAGWEKAKAKARAEVQEMAAELLKIHAAREVQQGFKFSPADDLYRAFEASFAFEETPDQAAAIDQVIADMESPRPMDRLVCGDVGYGKTEVAMRAAFKCTLDGKQVAILVPTTVLAQQHAESFAARLKDYPVRVGMLSRFRTAQQQKQILEGVKKGEVDIIIGTHRLLQKDVVFKDLGLLIVDEEQRFGVAHKERLKQFRAVVDILTLTATPIPRTLYMSLMGIRDLSIIDTPPVDRLAIKTFVSRSSDELIREAVLRELRRGGQVFFVHNRVQTIGAMAEELKRIVPEAKIAVGHGQMAEKELEQVMLSFMHGETNLLLCTTIIESGLDIPTANTLIVNRADTFGLSQLYQLRGRVGRSKSRAYAYLLIPGEGSISPEARERLKILQELTELGAGFRIATHDLEIRGAGDLLGARQSGDIAAVGFELYTELLDEAVRTLKGEALPERVEPEIKLKIPAFIPEDYVRDPNQRLMIYKKLTQPSDEAEIDDIRAELADRFGQLPMAALYLLEVMRLRVTLRRLLVKEIELAGSELVLSFHERTPVSPDAIMALLRKEKGKYRFTPDFRLYARIADSSFDEVLAEARKLLNCLG comes from the coding sequence ATGACCATACCCGAACCCGGTTACCTTAAGACCATCAAGGAAAAGCTCGCCCCCGAAAAAAGCCGGATCAGCGTCACGGGGGTGGACGGCTCCGCCCCCGCCTACCTGTTGTCGCGGCTCGTCACCGAGTCCGGTCCACCGCTTCTGGTGCTGACCGCGGACCAGGACAGCGCGGACGAACTCGCCCGGGAGCTGCGCTTTTTCAGCTGCAGCCACGGGACGATCCTTTCCTTCCCCTGCTGGGACGTGACCCCCTTCGAGGCGGCGAGCCCGCACCCGGACCTGGTGGGGGAACGCCTCAAGGCACTGGTGCGGCTTATGGACGGAGGCGCGCGGGCCGTCGTGGCACCGCTTGCCGCTGCGCTGCAACGGGTGCTCCCGCGCGAGACGCTGGGCGGGGTCTGCCAGTACCTGGTGGCGGGGGAGGAACTGGAGCGCGAGACCCTGGTCGAGAAACTGGTGAAGCTCGGCTACTCGCACGTCCCGATCGTCGAAGACCGCGGCAGCTTTTCGGTGCGGGGGGGGATACTGGACATCTTCCCGCCGGACCAGGAGAAGCCGGTGCGCATCGAGTTCTTCGGCGATCTGGTTGAGACCATGCGCCTTTTCGATCCGGTCACCCAGCGCTCCCTGGAGCCGCTTCCCGAACTGGTGCTCCTTCCCTCGCGCGAGGTGATCCTGTCGGAGGGGGTGCTGAAGGAACTGACGCCTAGGCTCAAGCGGCGCTGCGATCACTTGGGGATCGGGGCCGACCGGCGTCGCGAGCTTTTGGAGCAGCTGCAGCAGGCCATCTACCCGCCCGGCGTGGACTTCCTGCAGCCGCTCTTTCACCCGGGGCTCGAGACGCTCTTCGATTACGCCGGCCCCGGCGCCACCTGCGTCCTCGTAGACCCTGCGGCCATCGCCGAAGCGGGCGAGCGCTTCGAGGTGGATCTGACCAAGGCGGCTGCCCGCGCCGAGCTGCGTGACGCCATCACCTGCGACCCCGCCGAGCTCTACCTTGCCCCCGCAGAGCTGGACGGCATGCTGAGCGCCGGGCGCCTCCTGGAATTCCCCCGCCTGGAGCTGGCAGGCGAAGGGGGGGATACGCTCCGGCTTAGATGCTCGGCCAACAGCGACCTGAAGCTCGGGGTGAGCCCCGAGGGTGACCGGGTCCTGGCCCCCCTGACCGAGAAGATGGTCACCTGGATCGCGGCGGGAAACCGCGTCCTCGTCCCGTGCCACCAGGCCGGGCAGGCCAGAAGGCTCTACGAGCTCCTCTCGCACTACCGGCTTCCGCTCGATTCCACCCAGGACTGCTTCGCCGACGCGGCGGGACGTCCCCCGGGCCGGGTCGAGATCCTGACCGGCGAGATCTCCCGCGGTTTCCGGCTCGAGGAAGAGCGGCTGGTGGTGGTCGCCGAGGAGGAGATCTTCGGCAAGAGGGTGAAGCGGCGCGGACTCTCCGAGGCGAAGAAAAAGCAGCTCCTCACCTCGCTTGCCGAGCTGAAGCCGGGCGACCACATGGTGCACGTCGACTTCGGGGTGGCCATCTACCGTGGGCTCGAGCACTTGAGCCTCACCGGGCTGGAGGGTGACTTCCTCCTCCTTGAGTACGCCGGCGGCGACAAGCTCTACCTCCCGGTGGACCGCATCAACCTGGTGCAGCGCTACGTGGGCGCAGAGGGGATCGAGCCGAGGCTCGACCGTCTCGGCGCGGCCGGCTGGGAAAAGGCCAAGGCGAAGGCGAGGGCCGAGGTTCAGGAGATGGCGGCGGAGCTTTTGAAGATCCACGCCGCGCGCGAGGTGCAGCAGGGATTCAAGTTCTCCCCCGCCGACGACCTGTACCGCGCCTTCGAGGCCTCCTTCGCCTTCGAGGAGACACCGGACCAGGCAGCGGCCATAGACCAGGTGATAGCGGACATGGAAAGCCCGCGCCCCATGGACCGGCTGGTCTGCGGCGACGTGGGCTACGGCAAGACCGAGGTCGCCATGCGCGCCGCCTTCAAATGCACCCTGGACGGAAAGCAGGTGGCGATCCTGGTCCCCACCACGGTCCTTGCCCAGCAGCACGCCGAGAGCTTCGCGGCGAGACTCAAGGATTACCCGGTCCGGGTGGGGATGCTCTCCCGCTTCAGGACCGCCCAGCAGCAAAAGCAGATCCTGGAAGGGGTGAAGAAGGGGGAGGTCGACATCATCATCGGCACCCACAGGCTGTTGCAAAAGGACGTGGTCTTCAAGGACCTGGGGCTTTTGATCGTCGACGAGGAGCAGCGCTTCGGCGTGGCCCACAAGGAAAGGCTCAAGCAGTTCCGCGCCGTGGTCGACATCCTCACCCTCACCGCGACCCCGATTCCGCGCACCCTGTACATGTCGCTCATGGGGATCCGCGACCTCTCCATCATCGATACGCCTCCGGTGGACCGGCTCGCCATCAAGACCTTCGTCTCCCGCTCCTCGGACGAGCTGATCCGGGAGGCGGTGCTGAGGGAACTCAGGCGCGGCGGGCAGGTCTTCTTCGTCCACAACCGGGTGCAGACCATCGGTGCCATGGCCGAGGAACTCAAACGCATCGTCCCCGAGGCGAAGATCGCGGTGGGGCACGGGCAGATGGCCGAGAAGGAGCTGGAGCAGGTGATGCTCTCCTTCATGCACGGCGAGACCAACCTGCTTCTTTGCACCACCATCATCGAAAGCGGCCTCGACATCCCGACCGCCAACACCCTGATCGTGAACAGGGCCGACACCTTCGGGCTCTCCCAGCTCTACCAGCTGCGCGGCAGGGTGGGGCGCTCCAAAAGCCGCGCCTACGCCTATCTCCTCATCCCCGGAGAGGGGTCGATCTCGCCGGAGGCCCGGGAGCGGTTGAAGATCCTGCAGGAGCTGACCGAGCTCGGCGCCGGGTTCAGGATAGCCACCCACGACCTGGAGATCCGCGGCGCCGGCGACCTTCTGGGGGCGCGGCAGAGCGGGGACATCGCGGCGGTGGGGTTCGAGCTCTACACGGAACTCCTGGACGAGGCGGTGCGCACCCTCAAGGGAGAGGCCCTGCCGGAGCGGGTCGAGCCGGAGATCAAGCTGAAGATCCCGGCCTTCATACCGGAGGATTACGTAAGGGACCCGAACCAGCGCCTGATGATCTACAAGAAACTGACCCAGCCAAGCGACGAGGCGGAGATAGACGATATCAGGGCGGAGTTAGCCGACCGCTTCGGTCAGCTCCCCATGGCCGCGCTCTACCTTTTGGAGGTGATGCGCCTGAGGGTGACGCTGAGGCGGCTCCTGGTGAAGGAGATCGAACTCGCCGGAAGCGAGCTGGTGCTTTCCTTCCACGAGCGGACCCCCGTTTCCCCGGACGCCATCATGGCTTTGCTCAGGAAAGAGAAGGGGAAATACCGCTTTACGCCGGATTTCCGTCTCTACGCCCGCATCGCCGACAGCTCCTTCGACGAGGTCCTCGCCGAGGCCAGAAAACTCTTGAATTGCCTAGGCTGA
- a CDS encoding peptidylprolyl isomerase, with the protein MHFTKTAAVLLLALCVAVTGCKQKAESEAKKGPGKGIVLAEVNGANITDNDFYKEQAALPPYLKPMTETPEGKKEMLDTMVVRELILQQAKKDGIDNSPEVAAKLEDLKKRVIVEAYLKKKVEESSNISDADMKAFYEKNKDKFQSGAQIRASHILVKSEAEAKDIQNQLKNGAGFEELAKKHSIDGAAQKGGDLGWFGKGSMIPDFEKVAFGLKQGETSGIVKTQFGYHIIKKTGERPAGARSFEEVKDQIKAAMVPERQQETFKKLKDDLKKDAKLSIKEDALKELKGAPAEAGKEAGAASGAEPAQPAQPAQPAQPKAP; encoded by the coding sequence GTGCATTTCACCAAGACCGCCGCAGTGCTGTTACTCGCGCTTTGCGTAGCTGTGACCGGATGCAAGCAGAAGGCAGAAAGCGAAGCGAAGAAGGGACCGGGTAAGGGTATCGTTCTGGCCGAGGTCAACGGTGCCAACATCACCGATAACGACTTCTACAAGGAGCAGGCCGCTCTTCCCCCCTACCTCAAGCCGATGACCGAGACCCCGGAAGGGAAAAAGGAGATGCTGGACACCATGGTGGTGCGCGAGCTGATCCTGCAGCAGGCTAAAAAAGACGGCATCGACAACAGCCCCGAAGTGGCGGCGAAGCTGGAAGACCTGAAAAAACGCGTGATCGTCGAGGCGTACCTAAAGAAGAAGGTCGAGGAGTCCTCCAACATCAGCGACGCCGACATGAAGGCGTTCTACGAAAAGAACAAGGACAAGTTCCAAAGCGGCGCACAGATCAGGGCGAGCCATATCCTGGTTAAGAGCGAGGCAGAGGCAAAAGACATCCAGAACCAGTTGAAGAACGGCGCGGGCTTCGAGGAGCTGGCCAAGAAGCACTCCATCGACGGCGCAGCGCAGAAAGGTGGCGATCTGGGGTGGTTCGGCAAAGGCTCCATGATCCCCGATTTCGAGAAGGTGGCTTTCGGCCTGAAACAGGGTGAGACCTCCGGCATCGTCAAGACCCAGTTCGGCTACCACATCATCAAGAAGACCGGCGAGCGTCCGGCTGGTGCCCGCTCCTTCGAGGAGGTCAAGGACCAGATCAAGGCGGCCATGGTCCCCGAGCGGCAGCAGGAGACCTTCAAGAAGCTCAAGGACGATCTCAAGAAGGACGCGAAGCTCTCCATCAAGGAAGACGCCCTGAAGGAGCTGAAGGGTGCCCCGGCTGAAGCGGGCAAGGAAGCAGGCGCCGCTTCCGGCGCGGAGCCCGCGCAACCGGCACAGCCGGCACAGCCGGCACAACCCAAGGCGCCCTAG